TCGACGATTTATCGGTGCTTTTCCAGCTGCACAATCGCTTTCTGCAGGGATGTCAGGGGACTATGAAATCGCCATTGATTGCGGTGCGACACATATCCGCGTTGGTAGCTCAATCCTCGGCTCTCGCACAGCCCGCTAGTAACCTAGTCATATGTCAGCACTCAATAAAATGATGGGCTTCCTTGGCCTCGTCGATTCAGATGAAGAGACCACAGTTTCAGAAGCCCCAGCTCGAACTGCAGTCGCACGTCCAAGTCGCGAACGCACCGGAGTAACAGTCCTTGGTTCACATTCATCAGCAACACAACCTGCGATGATCGAAGAACCAGCTTCTTACAACATCATCACTTTGCAACCACGTTCTTACTCTGAGGCTCGCAAAGTTGGTGAGTACTACCGCGAAGGCAATCCAGTGATCATCAATCTCGATGACATGGAAGAGTCAGAGCGCAAGCGCCTCGTTGATTTTTCAAGCGGTCTTGTCTTTGGTCTGCACGGACGCATCGAACGCATCAGTCTTAAGGTTTTCTTGCTCTCACCAGCAAATGTTTCTGTGAGCAATGAAGATAAGACAGCTGCTCAGGCAAGCTTCTTCAACCAGAGCTGACCTGCTGCATGCTCTCTTCAATACTGATTCAACTTCTGGGTCTCTTTAAACTCGTTCTCTTTGCTCGCATCATTATCGATTACGTTCGGATGTTTGCACGTAATTGGAAACCTAATGCGATCTTCTTAGGTCTCTTTGAGATTGTCTACTCAAT
The genomic region above belongs to Candidatus Planktophila dulcis and contains:
- a CDS encoding cell division protein SepF; this translates as MSALNKMMGFLGLVDSDEETTVSEAPARTAVARPSRERTGVTVLGSHSSATQPAMIEEPASYNIITLQPRSYSEARKVGEYYREGNPVIINLDDMEESERKRLVDFSSGLVFGLHGRIERISLKVFLLSPANVSVSNEDKTAAQASFFNQS
- a CDS encoding YggT family protein, yielding MLSSILIQLLGLFKLVLFARIIIDYVRMFARNWKPNAIFLGLFEIVYSITDRPMKFVQRFVPPLRLGGVAIDLSFIVLLIAINIAQVAINVLL